A single Rhopalosiphum padi isolate XX-2018 chromosome 4, ASM2088224v1, whole genome shotgun sequence DNA region contains:
- the LOC132928762 gene encoding NEDD8-activating enzyme E1 regulatory subunit, translating into MMAVPSPKSPEQSERSRKYDRQLRLWGDQGQQDLETAHVCLINATALGTEILKSLVLPGIGAFTIIDNEVITEEDIGSNFFLTTDRIGEKRGSIASQLLCELNPDTRGHFIDECLLKLLDLNPGLFNTFTVVVTTSLHEKEIIDLSHKLWAYNIPLLVCQSYGFFGSMRLQLAEHTMIKTHPDNQNPDLRLDCPFPKLKAHFDSYDLETLDLTNHLHVPYLVILYKHLEKWRNDISDVNVLPETYKQKQVIRENIKNSIRKHENGTMHHEENFEEAIRSVNFAYNRTSLPENIRLILKDEKLKNLTSNSQPFWIMIKALKDFVDNEGCGKLPVRGTLPDMTADTFKYISLQQLYHEQAAKDTEAVYNRVQQLLQDVNLPDDTITEQDIKIFCKHASELCVMRGTRIADEYERKGNADNEICQSLEDPDSLIEHYIILRGIERFYSEYYTYPGEIDEQVEPDIPKLKLCISKLLSEWGCMSSTKEDSIHEYCRYGKSELHSVSSFIGGCVSHEIIKIITRQYKPVNNSFVFNAINCSTESFTL; encoded by the exons atgatgGCTGTGCCGTCACCAAAATCACCTGAACAGTCAGAACGAAGTCGAAAATATGACAGACAACTGAG attatggGGTGATCAAGGGCAACAAGATTTAGAAACGGCTCATGTGTGTTTAATTAATGCTACAGCATTAGGGACAGAGATATTGAAATCATTGGTCTTGCCTGGTATTGGAGCATTTACCATAATCGACAATGAAGTTATTACTGAAGAGGATATTGGttctaa TTTCTTCCTTACAACAGACAGAATAGGAGAAAAAAGAGGATCAATTGCTTCACAACTTCTATGTGAACTAAATCCAGATACCAGAGGTCACTTTATCGATGAatgtttactaaaattattagatttaaatcctggtttgtttaatacatttaccGTGGTTGTCACTACGTCGCTACatgaaaa agAAATAATTGATTTGTCACATAAGCTATGGGCTTACAATATTCCTCTTTTAGTATGTCAAAGTTATGGATTTTTTGGTTCTATGAGACTTCAACTTGCCGAACATACTATGATAAAAACACATCCAGACAACCAAAATCCCGATCTTCGGCTAGATTGTCCATTTCCAAAACTTAAAGCACATTTTGATTCTTATGATCTAGAAACTCTTGATCTTACAAATCATTTACATGTTCCTtatcttgtaatattatataaacatttagaaaaATGGCGTAATGATATCAGTGATGTCAATGTGCTGCCTGaaacatataaacaaaaacaagttATCagggaaaatataaaaaata gTATTAGAAAACATGAGAATGGTACCATGCATCATGAGGAGAATTTTGAAGAAGCAATTCGATCTGTTAATTTTGCATATAATCGTACATCACTGCCAGAAAATATAAGGCTTATACTTAAAGATGAAAAGTTAAAGAATTTAACATCAAAT agtCAACCTTTCTGGATAATGATTAAAGCGCTCAAAGATTTTGTAGATAATGAAGGATGTGGCAAGCTTCCAGTTCGTGGAACACTACCTGATATGACAGCTGACACTTTTAAGTATATCAGTTTGCAACAATT ATATCATGAGCAAGCTGCTAAAGACACAGAGGCAGTCTACAACCGTGTCCAACAACTTCTTCAGGATGTTAACCTTCCTGATGATACCATAACAGaacaagatattaaaatattttgtaaacatgcATCTGAGTTATGTGTTATGAGAGGTACACGGATAGCGGATGAATATGAACGTAAGGGGAATGCTGATAATGAAATat gtcaAAGCCTTGAAGATCCAGACAGTTTAattgaacattatattatactgcgtGGTATAGAAAGATTTTATtctgaatattatacatatcccGGTGAGATTGATGAACAAGTGGAACCTGATATTCCTAAGCTGAAG TTATGCATATCAAAACTATTAAGTGAATGGGGTTGTATGTCTTCAACAAAAGAAGACTCTATACATGAATACTGTCGCTATGGCAAGTCTGAATTACACAGTGTATCTTCGTTCATtg gtGGTTGTGTGTCGCacgagataataaaaataattacacgaCAATATAAACCAGTAAATAACTCATTTGTATTTAATGCCATCAACTGCAGTACAGAATCttttacattgtaa
- the LOC132929169 gene encoding COP9 signalosome complex subunit 8 — MPSPNMISEPLDVSFVIEELENDEIQEGCLTAEQYTKLFSAYLYTNELCAAKFLWRRIPEAIKADSELNKVWSIGKALWSKHYTQAYELIDCKWSDILEPIMVAIKRRIQQDTLKFISMHYENIQLDKFQTFMGVDKEQAERIIESEGWTCKNGYVMPIAINEPDLGLGGSQEILDRLVTLSSFTSYIEN; from the exons ATGCCATCGCCGAACATGATCTCCGAACCACTTGACGTCAG TTTCGTCATCGAAGAGCTCGAAAATGACGAAATCCAAGAAGGATGTTTGACGGCTGAACAGTACACCAAATTATTTTCCGCCTACTTGTACACCAACGAATTGTGCGCCGCAAAATTCTTGTGGCGCCGTATACCCGAAGCAATTAAAGCTGATTCCGAATTAAATAAAGTCTGGTCAATTGGCAAAGCCCTCTGGTCGAAACACTATACACAAGCGTATGAACTTATTGACTGCAAATGGTCTGACATACTTGAGCCTATTATGGTGGCAATCAAGCGTCGCATCCAACAGGACACGTTGAAATTTATTAGTATGCACTATGAAAACATACAACTTGACAAATTTCAAACGTTCATGGGAGTAGATAAAGAACAAGCAGAGAGAATAATAGAGAGTGAAGGTTGGACATGTAAAAATGGATATGTAATGCCGATAGCAATCAATGAACCTGATTTGGGACTAGGTGGTAGTCAAGAAATTTTGGATAGATTGGTGACTCTATCTTCATTTACATcttatattgaaaattga
- the LOC132929168 gene encoding vesicle-associated membrane protein-associated protein B: MSSKIEQILFIEPPHELKFKGPFTEPVQTIMSLKNPSEKKVAFKIKTTAPKRYCVRPNCGELAPKEKAEISVILQPFDYDANERNKHKFLVQTVVIDPVADYGEDGKTFQWRDIEEGRIMDSKLKCSFEMPTVEQLLESKNIHDDTTAVLETNTETELQKATTEVKELREEETILRQENMKLKEELLQLQYELKNQQSQKRSVGGSQHLDMQNRNANITLMVGLAIVVALLGIIAGKYVF, from the exons gtCCATTTACTGAACCAGTTCAAACCATAATGTCTTTGAAAAATCCAAGTGAAAAAAAAGTggctttcaaaataaaaactactgCACCTAAACGTTATTGTGTAAGACCAAATTGTGGCGAACTTGCTCCTAAGGAAAAGGCAGAAATTtcag TAATATTGCAACCATTCGACTATGATGCCAATGAAAGAAATAAACACAAGTTTTTGGTACAGACTGTTGTTATCGATCCTGTTGCTGATTATGGTGAAGATGGCAAAACTTTTCAG TGGAGAGATATCGAAGAAGGTAGAATAATGGATTCTAAACTAAAATGCTCGTTTGAAATGCCTACAGTTGAACAGTTATTAGAATCTAAAAACATTCATGATGATactaca gcTGTACTAGAAACAAATACTGAAACAGAACTACAAAAAGCAACCACTGAAGTAAAAGAATTACGTGAGGAAGAGACAATCTTAAGAcaagaaaatatgaaattgaaa gaAGAATTATTGCAACTTCAATATGAACTTAAAAACCAGCAATCTCAAAAACGTTCTGTTGGTGGTAGTCAGCATTTGGATATGCAAAACAGAAATGCCAATATCACTCTGATGGTTGGTCTGGCGATAGTAGTAGCATTGTTGGGTATTATCGCtggaaaatatgtattttag